A genome region from Babesia bigemina genome assembly Bbig001, chromosome : I includes the following:
- a CDS encoding FabD/lysophospholipase like protein: MSFSSSNAMGFHSDFWDHHSQLTKPVASSLASLKGIGFFNDNVCKPDLPNNGKVDEFKGPRIYMGALNIRNDICEYIKYFNVAQLKQYMADKGVDTDHITCADVVNDYKLIENLAHVQQLVALTQKYEDPDPTAFVAKVPRKNEKDIEEAGTKAASYLTYSSDFKIKYVPPPLAKKCPSTAYPSFTLMFAAAVDAVHKFALSDAEESKEAVSYVKRACLHLQLFTGGAISGAQLIYDLLQDYATMGYVLIDDKSDGKPPATIREAIEMAKFVIRGEMQQRTIYKPDLAISLSPGGFLLPMFVGFVDYLMELNIMNMTVPISGSSAGSITSVVTSVYNRNRYEIMELFEEPAEAFMSNTPRGTLDEVFTPMVSAFVPKELYKTLNERIGRVQVNYGVRKDGEFEPRCVTSYESNEALINAVRASSNVPSFFKMGAVVINGEEAYDGLFAANNFFVGATKSPGRRTVRFSPMPLGIGRFIGTSLMNGVANSFLQKKDMFYIHFIRLKSLIRQLLTRRMEYLRLDKTEQWRAEIEQSIKVYNAIATSKRSRGIPTGEVEKWMKMLSTKPGETQSEGAQQDCALTKLFRLVVASERALKIGTGSKRHAGGYKEKLGSGNILRTFTDPTKSDYNGVEFLSTPHTLIEWLSYELVYVSDEELSKNPAEEEINTLKDILHHLTPPASFTYHFTDFPFIILSGLSTLENMVPSFYPAETHTGRHLFDTGRAMGLRWLLAEYIAFENWLYLRIRQLTEEPELATLEWQKVTPRATQEAHAHNVEPLHIRQYDRLNSTVNLMRKERVYELLQLFEEQAPVTDAKRLLFRLQNRLMRRALAYGIVNPHFLHILGHRHFWINEDF, encoded by the coding sequence ATGAGTTTCTCATCGTCTAATGCGATGGGATTCCATTCCGATTTCTGGGATCACCATTCGCAGCTTACGAAACCCGTTGCCTCGAGCCTTGCAAGTTTGAAAGGGATAGGATTTTTCAATGACAATGTATGCAAGCCAGATCTACCAAACAATGGGAAGGTAGACGAATTTAAAGGACCGCGTATATATATGGGAGCTTTGAACATAAGAAATGACATCTGTGAGTATATTAAGTATTTCAACGTCGCACAACTCAAGCAATATATGGCCGACAAAGGTGTGGATACCGATCATATAACCTGCGCAGACGTCGTCAACGACTACAAGCTAATAGAAAACCTGGCGcatgtgcagcagctggttgCCTTGACTCAGAAGTATGAGGATCCCGATCCCACCGCTTTCGTTGCCAAGGTACCACGGAAAAACGAAAAAGATATAGAAGAAGCGGGAACGAAGGCAGCTTCCTATCTCACGTACAGTTCAGACTTTAAAATAAAATACGTGCCCCCGCCGCTAGCGAAAAAATGCCCGTCAACTGCATACCCAAGCTTCACCCTCATGTTCGCCGCGGCCGTTGACGCTGTGCATAAGTTCGCACTTTCCGACGCAGAAGAGAGTAAAGAAGCAGTTTCGTACGTGAAGCGTGCATGCCTGCATCTACAGTTGTTTACAGGTGGCGCGATTTCAGGTGCGCAACTTATATATGACCTCCTGCAGGACTATGCTACTATGGGATACGTTTTGATAGATGACAAGTCAGACGGAAAGCCACCCGCGACAATTAGAGAGGCGATTGAAATGGCGAAGTTTGTCATAAGGGGCGAAATGCAACAGCGCACCATCTACAAGCCGGATCTTGCCATATCGCTTTCCCCGGGAGGGTTCCTCCTGCCCATGTTCGTTGGATTCGTGGACTACCTCATGGAGCTAAACATTATGAACATGACTGTCCCCATCTCGGGTAGTTCCGCGGGATCCATTACATCGGTTGTCACATCAGTATACAATCGAAACCGATATGAGATCATGGAGTTGTTTGAAGAGCCTGCCGAGGCGTTCATGTCAAACACCCCCAGGGGCACTCTTGACGAAGTGTTCACGCCTATGGTATCAGCGTTTGTGCCGAAAGAGCTGTACAAGACGTTGAATGAAAGGATCGGCCGGGTACAAGTCAATTATGGCGTTCGCAAAGATGGTGAATTCGAGCCGAGGTGTGTTACTTCTTATGAGAGCAACGAGGCGCTCATAAACGCCGTTAGGGCCAGCTCTAACGTGCCGAGCTTTTTCAAGATGGGAGCAGTCGTGATAAATGGTGAAGAAGCGTACGATGGTCTGTTTGCTGCCAACAACTTCTTTGTAGGGGCCACCAAGTCGCCGGGAAGACGAACAGTGAGGTTCAGTCCCATGCCATTAGGTATCGGAAGATTCATAGGAACAAGCCTGATGAACGGCGTTGCAAATTCTTTCCTACAAAAGAAGGACATGTTCTACATCCACTTCATCCGACTCAAAAGTCTTATCAGGCAACTGCTTACACGCAGGATGGAGTACCTAAGGTTAGACAAAACTGAGCAGTGGCGCGCTGAGATCGAGCAAAGCATTAAGGTCTACAATGCCATCGCTACGTCTAAGCGCAGCCGAGGAATACCCACTGGTGAAGTTGAAAAATGGATGAAAATGCTGAGCACGAAGCCCGGAGAAACTCAAAGTGAAGGCGCGCAGCAGGATTGCGCTTTGACAAAGCTATTCAGGCTAGTAGTGGCATCGGAACGGGCGTTGAAAATAGGCACTGGCTCAAAGAGGCACGCAGGAGGGTACAAGGAGAAATTGGGGAGTGGCAACATACTTAGGACCTTCACCGATCCCACAAAATCGGATTACAACGGCGTTGAGTTCCTATCTACTCCGCATACGCTCATTGAGTGGCTGTCGTATGAGTTGGTGTACGTTAGCGACGAAGAGCTCTCGAAGAACCCTGCTGAGGAAGAAATCAACACGCTGAAAGACATACTACACCACCTAACGCCGCCCGCGTCATTCACGTACCACTTCACCGATTTCCCCTTCATCATCCTGTCGGGATTGTCCACCCTCGAGAACATGGTGCCTAGCTTCTACCCTGCCGAGACGCATACAGGACGTCACCTGTTCGACACGGGTCGGGCCATGGGTCTTCGCTGGCTGCTGGCTGAGTACATTGCATTTGAGAACTGGCTGTACCTCAGGATCAGGCAGCTAACTGAAGAACCGGAACTGGCCACATTGGAATGGCAAAAGGTTACCCCTAGGGCCACCCAGGAGGCGCATGCCCACAACGTAGAACCTCTGCACATTCGGCAGTACGACCGCCTGAATAGCACCGTCAATTTGATGCGCAAGGAAAGGGTTTATGAGCTATTGCAACTCTTTGAAGAGCAAGCCCCGGTCACGGACGCAAAAAGGCTGTTGTTCCGGTTGCAGAATCGCCTCATGAGACGCGCTCTGGCGTACGGGATTGTGAACCCGCACTTCTTACACATCCTTGGCCACCGGCATTTCTGGATAAACGAGGATTTCTGA
- a CDS encoding Mitochondrial import inner membrane translocase subunit tim16, which yields MIPIRPLARVLTQVLWIAGGSVVKATLRAYRESVANGAVAGTSILRRQMSPDEAAKILGLPSTAHLPLAEIEKAHQRLRNINMASSTFQGSPYLVERIDAAQHVLKEHLGKP from the coding sequence ATGATTCCCATACGCCCTCTAGCACGCGTACTCACCCAAGTGCTCTGGATCGCGGGTGGCAGCGTCGTGAAGGCAACCCTGCGAGCTTACCGCGAGTCAGTGGCCAACGGAGCTGTGGCGGGTACGTCCATTCTGCGGCGGCAGATGTCACCGGACGAGGCGGCCAAGATTCTCGGCCTGCCGTCCACCGCTCACCTTCCCCTGGCCGAGATAGAGAAGGCACACCAGAGGCTGCGCAACATAAACATGGCGTCAAGCACGTTCCAAGGGTCGCCGTACCTGGTCGAACGCAtcgatgctgcgcagcatgtGCTGAAGGAGCACCTCGGTAAACCGTGA
- a CDS encoding peptide chain release factor subunit 1, putative: protein MAESDKNIEQWKIKQLIRSLEAAKGNGTSMISLIIRPKDEIPRITKMLADEYGTASNIKSRVNRLSVLGAITSTQQKLKLYNRTPPNGLVLYCGTVITDDGKEKRVSLDFEPFKPINTSLYLCDNKFHVEALKELLESDDKFGFIIMDGNGALYGTLQGSSKEILHTFTVDLPKKHGRGGQSALRFARLRMERRHNYVRKVAENAVLMFITNDKVNVTGLILAGSADFKNDLMGSDMFDPRLSAKVIKIVDVSYGGENGFQQAIELSAECLSNVKFIQEKKLIMRFFEEISQDTGKYVFGAKETVNALENGTVETLIVYEALEVMRVVLKHPQTGEETVLFLTNDQERRDEHFKDTKNNVDLETVERKPLTEWIVENYSNYGAALHFVSNKSQEGAQFHMGFGGIGGFLRYKMDMAEYYDDQIEDDDDNFM from the exons ATGGCGGAGTCCGACAAAAATATCGAGCAGTGGAAAATCAAGCAGCTCATACGCTCGTTGGAGGCGGCCAAAGG AAATGGAACGAGCATGATCAGCCTCATCATCAGGCCCAAGGATGAAATTCCTAGGATCACGAAGATGTTGGCAGACGAGTACGGTACCGCGTCTAACATCAAGTCGCGTGTCAACCGTCTCTCTGTGCTCGGCGCCATCACCTCCACGCAGCAGA AGCTCAAGCTGTACAATCGCACGCCACCCAACGGCCTTGTGCTATACTGCGGGACCGTCATCACGGACGACGGCAAGGAAAAAAGGGTCTCCCTGGACTTCGAGCCGTTCAAGCCCATCAACACCTCGCTATACCTCTGTGACAACAAGTTCCACGTCGAGGCGCTGAAGGAGCTGTTGGAGTCGGACGACAAGTTCGGCTTCATCATCATGGACGGTAACGGGGCGCTCTACGGCACGCTGCAGGGCTCATCCAAGGAGATCCTGCACACGTTCACCGTCGACCTGCCGAAGAAGCACGGCAGGGGTGGTCAGTCCGCGCTGCGTTTCGCGCGGCTGCGTATGGAGCGTAGGCATAACTACGTGCGCAAGGTCGCAGAAAATGCCGTGCTCATGTTCATCACCAACGACAAGGTCAACGTCACGGGGCTCATCCTGGCCGGTAGCGCCGACTTCAAAAACGACCTTATGGGCTCCGACATGTTCGACCCGCGCCTGTCGGCGAAGGTGATCAAGATCGTAGACGTGTCGTACGGAGGCGAGAACGGCTTCCAGCAGGCCATCGAGCTTTCCGCCGAGTGCCTCAGCAACGTGAAGTTCATACAGGAGAAGAAACTTATCATGCGCTTCTTCGAGGAGATCTCGCAGGACACTGGCAAGTACGTATTCGGCGCCAAGGAGACCGTCAACGCACTGGAGAACGGCACCGTCGAGACGCTCATCGTGTACGAGGCGCTCGAGGTCATGCGCGTCGTCCTCAAGCACCCCCAGACGGGCGAGGAAACCGTGCTGTTCCTCACGAACGACCAGGAGCGCAGAGACGAGCACTTCAAGGACACCAAGAACAACGTGGACCTGGAGACCGTAGAGCGCAAGCCCCTCACGGAGTGGATCGTGGAGAACTACTCCAACTACGGCGCGGCGTTGCACTTTGTCAGCAACAAGTCGCAGGAGGGTGCGCAGTTCCACATGGGGTTCGGAGGAATCGGAGGCTTCCTTAGGTACAAGATGGACATGGCGGAGTACTACGACGACCAGATCgaagacgacgacgacaACTTTATGTGA